Proteins co-encoded in one Cyprinus carpio isolate SPL01 chromosome B5, ASM1834038v1, whole genome shotgun sequence genomic window:
- the si:dkey-3h3.3 gene encoding uncharacterized protein si:dkey-3h3.3 has product MSLPEIFTAVRLHPPNSDSSKTVKHKYGDANGVASGSFREAEDIYRSIIVQRTRDGSRALRQEERQAQSNSIVDEPVKVDGVVMDYIQEIKSKELEIIKKRNGVIMRRDDRRVTFMSPSGKSVHAQFAREQFITLYQKIATGLQTRTYDYSRGIVERCQAEFPELLITCKDKRRLQLTGNFISLERFETFLNGSTQTCSHYQTPNKTKVNDTPYKQPVKQQTSVDQAKDEACPICLETLKISESTVLSKCKHRFCKDCLERAFHVKPTCPICGEIYGNLTGTQPKGGTMTVSSDRSSLPGYEKYGTIIINYNIPSGYQGDEHPNPGMPYQGASRIAYLPNSAEGNKVLKLLQRAFDQRLTFTIGRSSTTGQNNVVTWNDIHHKTSRYGGPTSYGYPDPDYLKRVQDELKAKGID; this is encoded by the exons ATGAGCCTGCCAGAG ATATTCACTGCAGTGAGACTACACCCGCCAAATTCAGATTCAAGCAAGACTGTGAAACACAAATATGGAGACGCGAATGGTGTTGCCAGCGGGTCGTTTCGAGAGGCTGAAGATATTTACAGGAGTATAATTGTGCAAAGAACACGTGATGGAAGTAGGGCTCTAAGACAAGAAGAGAGACAAGCTCAAAGTAACTCTATAGTAGATGAACCAGTAAAGGTTGATGGCGTTGTTATGGATTATATTCAAGAAATTAAATCTAAGGAACTTgagataattaaaaaaaggaatggagtTATCATGAGGCGAGATGATAGACGTGTGACCTTTATGTCTCCGTCTGGCAAGAGCGTTCACGCTCAGTTTGCACGAGAACAGTTTATAACATTGTATCAAAAGATTGCAACGGGGCTGCAAACCAGGACATACGATTACAGTCGAGGAATTGTTGAGCGTTGCCAAGCAGAATTTCCAGAACTCCTAATCACTTGTAAAGATAAAAGGCGATTGCAACTGACTGGCAACTTCATTAGCCTTGAAAGATTTGAGACATTTTTGAATGGGAGTACACAGACATGTTCACACTACCAAAccccaaataaaacaaaagtcaaTGACACACCTTACAAGCAACCTGTGAAACAACAGACATCAGTAGACCAAGCCAAAGATGAGGCGTGTCCGATTTGTTTGGAAACACTCAAGATATCTGAATCCACAGTCTTGTCTAAATGTAAACACAGATTTTGTAAAGATTGTTTGGAGAGAGCTTTCCATGTCAAGCCAACTTGTCCGATATGCGGAGAGATATACGGCAATCTTACAGGGACACAACCAAAAGGAGGAACCATGACTGTCTCATCGGACAGGTCCTCTCTACCTGGATATGAAAAATATGGTACAATCATAATTAACTACAATATACCAAGTGGATATCAGGGG GATGAACACCCAAACCCAGGCATGCCGTACCAGGGTGCGTCCCGCATAGCTTACCTCCCTAACTCAGCAGAGGGCAATAAGGTACTGAAGCTTCTGCAGAGAGCATTCGACCAGCGACTCACTTTCACCATTGGACGCTCATCTACCACTGGACAGAACAATGTGGTGACCTGGAATGACATTCACCATAAGACGTCTCGTTATGGAGGACCAACCTC TTATGGTTACCCAGATCCAGACTACCTGAAACGAGTACAAGATGAACTGAAAGCAAAAGGAATCGACTAA